In Flavobacterium enshiense, the genomic stretch TTAGCATGTACTTAACTAAAGAAGTTAAATCAGAAATCTTCGCTAAACACGGAGGTGCTGCTGCCAACACTGGTTCTGCAGAAGGTCAAATCGCGTTATTCACATTCAGAATTTCTCACTTGACTGAGCACTTGAAAAAAAATCGTCACGATTTCAACACAGAGCGCTCACTAGTTTTATTGGTAGGTAAAAGAAGAAGTCTTCTTGACTACTTAAAGAAAAAAGATATCAACAGATATCGTGCGATTATCAAAGAATTAAACATCAGAAAATAATCATGAGAAGAGGTGCCTGCGCGCCTCTTTTTGTTTTGTACATTTAAAAAGAAAAAAGTTTGGTTTTTCATTGGGTATTAGACAACTACACACAACAACAACACAACAACTCAACTGACACCCATTGTTTAATTAAGAATTACATTTTATGATTCCTAAAGTATTCCAAGAAATTATCGATTTAGGAGATGGAAGAAGCATCTCAATCGAAACAGGAAAATTAGCAAAACAAGCTGACGGCTCAGTAGTTGTTCGTATGGGCGACGCAATGTTATTAGCTACCGCGGTATCCGCTCGTACCTCCAATCCAGGAGTTGATTTTCTGCCGTTAACAGTAGATTACCGTGAAAAATTTGCTGCCGCAGGTCGTTTCCCAGGCGGTTTCTTTAAAAGAGAAGCTCGTCCGAGCGACAATGAAGTATTAACCATGCGTCTTGTTGACCGTGTGTTACGTCCGCTTTTCCCGGACGATTACCACGCAGAAACGCAGGTGATGATCCAGTTAATGTCACATGACGACAACATCATGCCGGATGCATTGGCCGGTTTGGCGGCTTCTGCAGCATTAGCCGTATCAGACATTCCTTTTTACAATTTGATTTCAGAAGTACGTGTAGCGCGTATCGACGGTAAATTTGTAATCAACCCGAGCAGAGAAGAATTGGAGCAATCCGACATCGACATGATGATTGGTGCTTCTATGGATTCTGTTGCCATGGTGGAAGGTGAGATGAAAGAAATCTCGGAAGCCGAAATGGTAGAGGCGATCAAATTTGCACACGAAGCCATCAAAGTTCAGATCCAGGCACAAGAGCGCTTAAGAGCCGCTGTTGGAACTCCTGCATACAGAGAATATGAAGGCGAAAAAGAAGACGAAGCTATTTATGCCAAAGTAAAAGCTGCGGCTTACGATAAATGCTATGCAATTGCAAAAGAAGCTTCCGGAAAAAGTGAAAGAAGTGAAAAATTCGCTGCCGTAAAAGAAGAAGTAAAAGCTTTATTTACAGAAGAAGAATTAGCCGAAAATGGAGATTTGGTATCCAAATATTTCTCCAAAACCAACAAAGAAGCGGTTCGTAACGTAATCCTTGAATTGGGCTTGCGTTTGGACGGAAGAAAAACAACCGAAATCAGACCTATCTGGTGTGAAACCGATTATTTACCTTCCGTACACGGTTCGGCTTTATTTACCAGAGGAGAAACTCAGGCATTGGCTACGGTTACTTTGGGAACTTCCAGAGAAGCCAACATAATTGATTCTCCATCAGAACAAGGTGAAGAGAAATTCTACTTACATTATAACTTCCCTCCGTTCTCAACAGGTGAAGCAAAACCTTTAAGAGGAACTTCACGTAGAGAAGTTGGTCACGGAAACTTGGCACAACGTGCCTTGGTAAACATGATTCCTGCTGATTGCCCTTACACAATCCGTATAGTTTCTGAAGTATTGGAATCCAACGGTTCCTCTTCAATGGCTACAGTTTGTGCAGGAACAATGGCATTAATGGATGCCGGAGTTCAGATGGTAAAACCGGTTTCAGGAATTGCCATGGGATTGATCACAGACGGACAGAAATTTGCAGTATTGTCAGATATCTTAGGTGATGAAGATCACTTGGGAGATATGGACTTTAAAGTTACCGGTACTGCTGATGGAATCACCGCTTGTCAGATGGACATCAAAATTGACGGCTTACGTTATGACATCATGGAACAAGCCTTAGATCAGGCTCGTGAAGGCCGTTTGCATATTTTAGGTAAAATTACCGAAACAATTGCCACACCAAGAGCAGACGTTAAGAAACACGCTCCAAAAATCATCACACGTACTATTCCAGGAAACTTCATCGGAGCCCTTATCGGACCTGGCGGAAAAGTTATTCAGGAATTACAAAAAGCTACGGGAACAACAATCGTTATTAACGAAGTGGATGAGCAAGGTGTGGTTGAAATTTTAGGAACAAGCCCTGAAGGTATTGCAGCGGTATTGGCTAAAATCGACTCTATCATTTTCAAACCGGTTCTAGGTGAATCTTACGAAGTGAAAGTAATCAAAATGCTTGATTTCGGAGCGGTTGTTGAATATACGGCTGCACCAGGAAACGAGGTATTGCTTCACGTATCGGAATTAGCTTGGGAGCGCACGGAAAATGTTGCCGACGTAGTTAAAATGGGCGATGTGTTTATGGTAAAATACCTAGGTGTTGATCCAAAAACCAGAAAAGAAAAAGTTTCCAAAAAAGCTTTACTACCTAGACCTCCACGTGAAGAGAAAAAAGAAGTTTCTGAAAAAAGTTAATTTTTTCAAATAAAATCAATTCATAGTAAACCCTGTTTCGTTTTGAAACAGGGTTTTTCTTTTGTTATAATAAAACGTGATTTTTTAAAAATAAAACCATATTTAACATTATAAAACCAAATTAATCTTTATTTTGCGTAAGAATTATCCAATATTTTTTTGCTCTGATTACAGATGAAAACCAAACCAAAAACAAATTTCCAGAGACTCTTAATTGCGTTTACCCTTATAATTTTCAACTTGAACCATCTTCAAGGTCAGTCGTCCGAAGAAACACTTACCAAATCATTTGACCAAGCCATTGGAAAGGAAAATCTGGATATTAATAATGGAATCATCCATATCAATGAATACCGAATCCTGAACAACAAGCACCGGTATTATCCAAACGACAAATTTGAAATCGGTTTCGTTACCTACAA encodes the following:
- a CDS encoding polyribonucleotide nucleotidyltransferase, which encodes MIPKVFQEIIDLGDGRSISIETGKLAKQADGSVVVRMGDAMLLATAVSARTSNPGVDFLPLTVDYREKFAAAGRFPGGFFKREARPSDNEVLTMRLVDRVLRPLFPDDYHAETQVMIQLMSHDDNIMPDALAGLAASAALAVSDIPFYNLISEVRVARIDGKFVINPSREELEQSDIDMMIGASMDSVAMVEGEMKEISEAEMVEAIKFAHEAIKVQIQAQERLRAAVGTPAYREYEGEKEDEAIYAKVKAAAYDKCYAIAKEASGKSERSEKFAAVKEEVKALFTEEELAENGDLVSKYFSKTNKEAVRNVILELGLRLDGRKTTEIRPIWCETDYLPSVHGSALFTRGETQALATVTLGTSREANIIDSPSEQGEEKFYLHYNFPPFSTGEAKPLRGTSRREVGHGNLAQRALVNMIPADCPYTIRIVSEVLESNGSSSMATVCAGTMALMDAGVQMVKPVSGIAMGLITDGQKFAVLSDILGDEDHLGDMDFKVTGTADGITACQMDIKIDGLRYDIMEQALDQAREGRLHILGKITETIATPRADVKKHAPKIITRTIPGNFIGALIGPGGKVIQELQKATGTTIVINEVDEQGVVEILGTSPEGIAAVLAKIDSIIFKPVLGESYEVKVIKMLDFGAVVEYTAAPGNEVLLHVSELAWERTENVADVVKMGDVFMVKYLGVDPKTRKEKVSKKALLPRPPREEKKEVSEKS
- the rpsO gene encoding 30S ribosomal protein S15, with translation MYLTKEVKSEIFAKHGGAAANTGSAEGQIALFTFRISHLTEHLKKNRHDFNTERSLVLLVGKRRSLLDYLKKKDINRYRAIIKELNIRK